From a region of the uncultured Desulfatiglans sp. genome:
- the ftsE gene encoding transporter subunit: ATP-binding component of ABC superfamily (Evidence 2b : Function from indirect experimental evidences (e.g. phenotypes); PubMedId : 10048040, 14729705, 3025556; Product type t : transporter) — MIQLFRLSKSFGACVALKDVNLTLNTGEFIFLTGPSGAGKTTLLRLIFGSERPTSGGILIHGINLSRISRSNLDLLRRKIGFVFQDFKLLPGKTVFENVALALEVCGERPGTIRKKTHQTLRSLGLADKESMFPLELSGGEQQRVAIARAIVKDPLILLADEPTGNLDWDLTLEIMHVLRKIHAKGTTVIIATHNRELLEEMGHRRIRLDRGAVLDDP, encoded by the coding sequence ATGATACAGCTTTTCCGGTTGAGCAAGAGTTTCGGGGCCTGTGTCGCACTGAAAGATGTCAACCTCACGCTGAATACCGGTGAGTTCATCTTTTTGACCGGGCCGAGCGGGGCCGGTAAGACGACCCTGCTGCGGCTGATTTTTGGATCGGAGAGGCCGACGAGCGGGGGAATCTTGATCCATGGCATCAACCTGAGCCGGATCAGCCGCTCGAATCTCGACTTGCTTCGCCGTAAGATCGGTTTCGTGTTTCAGGATTTCAAACTGCTGCCCGGCAAGACGGTTTTCGAAAATGTAGCCCTGGCCCTGGAGGTATGCGGCGAGCGCCCGGGAACGATCCGCAAGAAGACCCACCAAACCCTTCGATCATTGGGCCTGGCGGACAAGGAGTCCATGTTCCCGCTGGAACTGTCGGGGGGTGAACAGCAGCGGGTGGCGATCGCACGGGCGATCGTCAAGGACCCGCTCATCCTGTTGGCCGATGAGCCCACCGGCAATCTGGATTGGGATCTGACGCTTGAAATCATGCATGTCCTACGCAAGATCCACGCGAAAGGGACCACTGTGATCATTGCGACGCACAACCGGGAGCTGCTGGAGGAGATGGGGCATCGACGGATCAGACTCGATCGGGGTGCCGTTTTGGATGACCCATGA